A genome region from Balneolaceae bacterium includes the following:
- a CDS encoding TlpA disulfide reductase family protein, which yields MRDALFITACTALVLVFLFTGCGSGSEGGRKTATEPLERLDPNSVAIYPASRRAEAQDFTVTLLNGDSFQLSEQRGKVVVLNIWATWCAPCHTETPDLVDLYETYRDEGLVVLGVSLDDRGESVVRPFMEKYGVTYPIYIDRQDVVMDKYGPTMAVPTTYILGKKGEIRYFATGALTRKELEPRLRDLLQE from the coding sequence ATGCGTGACGCGCTTTTCATAACGGCCTGCACGGCCCTGGTGCTGGTCTTCCTGTTCACGGGCTGTGGTTCCGGATCGGAAGGGGGACGTAAAACCGCTACCGAGCCCCTCGAGCGCCTGGATCCAAACTCCGTAGCCATCTATCCGGCCAGCCGCCGCGCCGAGGCTCAGGATTTTACGGTGACGTTGTTAAATGGCGATAGCTTTCAGCTTTCCGAACAGCGGGGCAAGGTGGTGGTTCTCAATATTTGGGCCACCTGGTGCGCTCCCTGCCATACGGAAACCCCCGACCTGGTTGATCTCTACGAGACGTACCGCGACGAAGGACTGGTGGTCCTGGGGGTATCCCTTGACGACCGCGGGGAGTCTGTGGTCCGTCCTTTCATGGAAAAGTACGGGGTCACTTACCCCATCTATATTGACAGGCAGGATGTGGTGATGGACAAATACGGGCCCACCATGGCTGTGCCCACCACCTACATCCTGGGCAAGAAGGGGGAAATCCGCTATTTCGCCACCGGGGCGCTGACCCGCAAGGAACTGGAGCCGCGCCTGCGCGACCTGCTGCAGGAGTAG
- a CDS encoding DUF411 domain-containing protein — protein MKPSRFFTYAALVILAGGVAIWYIISTSQQTVTPQDSEADIVMYKNEGCQCCDKWATYMQSNGFSVSTVNAGNLNEVKTRYGVPHTMGACHTAVIDGYVVEGHVPVEDVRRLLEERPDAIGVAVPGMPASSPGMNTAEDVPYESYLVDKQGNIEVFGRHR, from the coding sequence TGGCCGGCGGCGTCGCCATCTGGTACATCATCAGTACCTCGCAGCAAACCGTCACCCCGCAGGACAGCGAGGCCGACATTGTCATGTACAAGAACGAGGGCTGCCAGTGCTGCGACAAGTGGGCGACCTACATGCAGAGCAACGGTTTCAGCGTGTCCACAGTCAACGCCGGCAACCTGAATGAGGTGAAGACGCGCTACGGCGTGCCCCACACCATGGGCGCCTGCCATACCGCCGTAATCGACGGCTACGTCGTGGAGGGTCACGTCCCCGTGGAGGACGTACGCCGTCTGCTGGAGGAGCGCCCTGACGCTATAGGTGTGGCCGTTCCTGGCATGCCGGCCAGCTCCCCGGGCATGAATACCGCCGAGGACGTCCCCTACGAATCCTACCTGGTTGACAAACAGGGCAATATCGAAGTGTTCGGTCGACACCGCTGA